The Bacteroidia bacterium genomic sequence CGCCCATTACAGCTATTTGCGCAGTGGGCCAACCCACTATCAAACGCGGATCATAAGCCTTTCCGCACATTGCATAATTTCCGGCACCGTACGAATTTCCGATAATCACTGTAAATTTTGGAACAACAGAATTACTCATTGCATTTACCAATTTGGCTCCATCTTTAATAATTCCGCCTTGTTCGGAACGAGAACCAACCATAAATCCGGTAACATCTTGCAAAAATAAAAGCGGAATTTTTTTCTGATTGCAATTCATAATAAAACGCGCCGCTTTATCCGCAGAATCAGAATAAATAACGCCACCAAATTGCATTTCGCCTTTTTTCGATTTCACTACTTTGCGTTGATTGGCAATGATTCCAACCGACCAACCTTCAATTCGCGCCAATCCGCACAAAATACTTTGTCCGTAACCTTCTTTGTATTCTTCAAATTCTGAATTATCCACCAAACGCTCGATAACTTCGTGCATATCATATTGTTTGTCGCGGGCTTCAGGAATAATTCCTAAAATTTCTTTCTCGGCTTTTTTCGGTTTTTTTATTTCTGCTCTGTTAAAACCAGCTTTTTCGGTATCACCAACTTTGTCAAAAATATTTTTTATTTTATCTAAACAATCTTTGTCGTCTTTGCATTTATAATCGGTAACACCTGATATTTCACAATGAGTAGTAGCTCCGCCCAAAGTTTCATTATCAATATTTTCACCGATGGCAGCTTTCACTAAATATGATCCAGCTAAAAATATAGTTCCGGTTTTATCTACAATCAAGGCTTCATCGCTCATAATCGGAAGGTAAGCACCGCCAGCAACACAGCTTCCCATAATAGCAGAAATTTGTAAAATCCCCATCGAAGACATAATCGCATTGTTGCGAAAAATGCGTCAGAAATGTTCTTTATCCGGAAAAATCTCGTCTTGCATTGGCAAATAAACACCTGCGCTGTCCACCAAATAAATAATCGGCAAACGATTTTCCATCGCAATTTCTTGCGCGCGCAAATTTTTCTTTCCGGTAATCGGAAACCATGCGCCCGCCTTTACAGTTGCATCATTCGCAACAATCATACATTGCTTTTTATTCACGTAACCAATTCCTGTAATTACGCCACCTGCAGGACAACCACCGTGTTCCTTGTACATATCTTCGCCCGCAAATGCACCTACTTCAATGAAACGACTTCCTTTGTCAATCAAGTAATCTACGCGTTCACGCGCAGAAAGTTTTCCTTGCTCGTGTTGTTTATCAATTTTCGCTTTTCCACCTCCGAGATAAATTTTTTCCAATTTTTTCTCCATCTGCGAAATCAGCAGTTTCATTTTGTCTTCGTTTTTATTAAATTCTAAATCCATAAAAAAGTGTTTAAAAAATTATTTTTTTGAAAGCGTTTTTTTTCTGTTATAACTGATAAAGATCGCTGTACTTAGCTTTCGCGTAGTCCATAAAATAATTGAAATTTAATTTTTCGCCTGTTACGTGAATGCACATTTCTTCGGCAGAATAAAATTTTCCGAAGCGATGAATTTTTTCACGCAACCAATTTAGCAAAGGAAGCATTTCGCCATTTTCAATTTGTTTTTCCAAATTAGAATTTTCTTTTTTTGCTTGCGCGAAAAATTGAGCGGCATAAAAACTTCCCAACGAATAAGTTGGGAAATAGCCGAAACTTCCGTGCGACCAATGAATATCTTGCAACACGCCTTCCGAATCATTCGGCACATCAATACCTAAATATTCTTTGTATTTATTGTTCCAATAAGTTGGTAAATCTTTTACTTCAATGCTTCCTTCAATCAATAATTTTTCGATTTCAAAACGAATCATCACATGGAAATGATACGTCAATTCATCCGCAGAAGTACGAATTAAGGAAGGTTTCACAATATTAGCCGCTTTGTAAAAATCTTCGGCACTTACATTTTTTAAATTCTCAGGAAAATAATTTTGTGCTTTTTTATAGTTTGCTTTCCAATAAGCGCGGCTTCTTCCCACATTATTTTCCCACAAACGCGATTGTGATTCGTGGATGCCGAGCGAAATTGCTTCGCCCGTTGGAAGTCCGTAATCGTCTGCATTTAAGCCTTGTTCGTACAATCCGTGTCCACCTTCGTGAATGCAACTCCAAATCATTTCGTTAAAATTATTTTCGTTGATGCGAGTGGTAACGCGCACATCATTCACATTAAAAGAAGTGGTAAATGGATGCGAAGAAATATCTTGTCTGCCCGAATCGAAATTATAATTCATCTGTTTCAACAAATCAATTCCGAAATCCCATTGTTTGTCTTTCGGAAAATGCGTGAACATAAAACTTTCATCAAGCTGTTTCTTTTCAGATATTTTTTTTACAAAATCAACCAATTGCTGACGCACATTTTTAAATAAAATATCTAAATCTGCGGTCTTTGCTTTTGGCTCGTATTGGTTCAACATGGCGTTATACGGATGATCTTCATAACCGAGCAATTCACATTCCTGACGTTTCAGCTTCACTAATTTTTCTAAATGTGGCGCATAAAGCGAAAATTTATTTTCCTTCTTTGCCTTCTGCCACGATTGAAAACATTCAGAAATTGTTTTGCTCATTTCTTGCACAAAAGCAGTAGAATATTTTTTTCTGTCGGTATAATCTTTCAGCGATTCAGAAATATTTTTTTTCTGCTTCGCATCCAATGACGAATCTTTCGAAAGCTTTTCCAACAAATCGCCTAACTCCGTTGCTGTTGATAATTCGTGCGAAATTCCAGCCAACGTGGACAATTGTTGCGCGCGTTTATCAGCACCTTTTTCCGGCATATATGTTTCTTGATCCCAATTTAAAACAGAAGCGGCATAATTTACATCGGCAATTTTTGCCATCAATTCTTGATATTTTTTATAGCTCATAAATAAGTGTTTGAAAAATTATTTTTTTAAGAAAGGTTTTTTGCTTTAAATGCAGCGATGAAAAGTGTTGTCCAACCTGCAATGAAAGATAATCCGCCCAAAGGCGTTATTGGTCCAAGCCAATTCAAATTGCCTATTCCGATAAGATTTTGTGTGGAAAGTAAATAGATAGAACCCGAAAAAATTATCACGCCAACAATAAAAAAAACACTTGTTAAACGCATTAATTTCACATCTAATTTATCCATCAATAAAACAATCAATAGCAATGCGATACTGTGAAATAATTGATATTTTGAAGCCGTTTCAAATGCGTGAATATCTCTCGGAGTAATTTGTCCGCCTACCAATTTGCTTTCTAAAAAGTGTGCTGCCATTGCGCCAAAAATAATTGCAGTAAGTCCGAAAACAGAAGCGAACAATAAAATTTTTCTTTTCATTTTATTCAATCAATTGTATTTTTTTATCAAATCGGTCAATTCTTTTTCCACTTGTTTGTTTACATTTACAAGCGGCAAACGCAGATTCTGCTTGCCAATTCCAAGTAGTTCCAACGCAGCTTTTATTCCTGCCGGATTTCCATCTGTAAATAAAAGTGTTATAATTCCCGTTAATTTGTAATGTAATTTCCGCGCCTTTTCCATGTTTCCGGCAAGTGCTTGACGCGTCATTTCAGCAAAATCTTTCGGGAAAGCATTTGCCACAACCGAAATCACGCCATCTCCTCCGCAAGCAATAATAGGTAATGTGAGCATATCATCACCAGAAATGACCAAAAAGTTTTTCGGTTTGTGTTGAATGATTTTCATGCACTGTTCTAAATTTCCAGAAGCCTCTTTTATCGCAATAATATTTTTAATTTCATTGGCTAATTTCAAAGTAGTTTCGGCAGTAATGTTGGAAGCCGTTCGTCCTGGAACATTATACAAAATAACAGGAACAGGCGAAGCTGCCGCAATGGCTTTATAATGTTGAAAGAAGCCTGTTTGATTGGGTTTGTTGTAATAGGGCGCAACAGAAAGTATCGCTTCAATACCTTTAAAATTTTGCTTTTTTATTTGCTCCACAATCTCCATTGTATTGTTTCCGCCCATTCCGAGCACAATTGGCAAACGCTTGTTGGTAAATTCCACAACAAAATTAACCACTTCTTGTTTTTCTGCTGTTGATAAAGTAGCCGATTCTCCAGTAGTACCAAGCA encodes the following:
- a CDS encoding carboxypeptidase M32 gives rise to the protein MSYKKYQELMAKIADVNYAASVLNWDQETYMPEKGADKRAQQLSTLAGISHELSTATELGDLLEKLSKDSSLDAKQKKNISESLKDYTDRKKYSTAFVQEMSKTISECFQSWQKAKKENKFSLYAPHLEKLVKLKRQECELLGYEDHPYNAMLNQYEPKAKTADLDILFKNVRQQLVDFVKKISEKKQLDESFMFTHFPKDKQWDFGIDLLKQMNYNFDSGRQDISSHPFTTSFNVNDVRVTTRINENNFNEMIWSCIHEGGHGLYEQGLNADDYGLPTGEAISLGIHESQSRLWENNVGRSRAYWKANYKKAQNYFPENLKNVSAEDFYKAANIVKPSLIRTSADELTYHFHVMIRFEIEKLLIEGSIEVKDLPTYWNNKYKEYLGIDVPNDSEGVLQDIHWSHGSFGYFPTYSLGSFYAAQFFAQAKKENSNLEKQIENGEMLPLLNWLREKIHRFGKFYSAEEMCIHVTGEKLNFNYFMDYAKAKYSDLYQL
- a CDS encoding DUF423 domain-containing protein encodes the protein MKRKILLFASVFGLTAIIFGAMAAHFLESKLVGGQITPRDIHAFETASKYQLFHSIALLLIVLLMDKLDVKLMRLTSVFFIVGVIIFSGSIYLLSTQNLIGIGNLNWLGPITPLGGLSFIAGWTTLFIAAFKAKNLS
- the dapA gene encoding 4-hydroxy-tetrahydrodipicolinate synthase — its product is MINLKGTGVAIVTPFTKEKKIDFKALEKLILHLINGKVEYLVVLGTTGESATLSTAEKQEVVNFVVEFTNKRLPIVLGMGGNNTMEIVEQIKKQNFKGIEAILSVAPYYNKPNQTGFFQHYKAIAAASPVPVILYNVPGRTASNITAETTLKLANEIKNIIAIKEASGNLEQCMKIIQHKPKNFLVISGDDMLTLPIIACGGDGVISVVANAFPKDFAEMTRQALAGNMEKARKLHYKLTGIITLLFTDGNPAGIKAALELLGIGKQNLRLPLVNVNKQVEKELTDLIKKYN